The following coding sequences lie in one Daphnia pulex isolate KAP4 chromosome 1, ASM2113471v1 genomic window:
- the LOC124193092 gene encoding uncharacterized protein LOC124193092, with the protein MTMASTTIEKDSWTESGVFSFFNFTQAVIKCFTIDTSLTRLEQKEKKALLGTEFVAGKCKTCGWESKVHFGNPSNWVRHLKLQHGVAFDAYKEAMANKKKDRKRRRSADSSYLPTNKKARQPQETIDVALDLNTISRKKEKIEKAKHLEQEHQLRVDMRIFQYVVGSCLPLSTVENILFRNVCTEINPKVNVVCTKTLKKTILQQYLNYKASLRKRFSNAVDVCLTADAWGSKRRSFLGVTAHWLESKGETGEMTRCSAALACKRFLGSHTYEKIAALLNNIMDDFSLHGKVNYVVTDNGSNFVKAFTEFSVENQLTHDDVDDDPEFIEGLAALADLHDEEELEELREAASFNTETYRILKDAGFSTIILPKHIRCASHTLNLIATVDTDLSKFDLKSFPKKNALRQALSKIQGLWNKIGRSVSASEEAFEVFGIALPTPCPTRWNSLFDSLVAFLKNFKSLEIVNKLFSSLTLPLLTKEDIELLTEYMEVMKPLAVVLDILQGDKGVFLGIGLVLPLITRLKDLMNQRVYLHLGPIRDRVLEKVDKRFGKLFEDPWYLMAALTHPCFKAHWIKDRRSQEEAKIKLRQLIQDSTCSPVLEKSKTSLAEEFLLFDEIQPSGRPDDEVDRFLKDRDTSIGMLDNYPQIKSLFVKYNTVIPTSAPVERLFSLAALILTIRRNKLSDSMLEMLIFLKIALNL; encoded by the exons ATGACAATGGCGTCTACTACTATAGAGAAAGATTCGTGGACTGAATCTGGtgtctttagtttttttaatttcactcAAGCCGTTATTAAGTGTTTTACTATTGACACATCTCTTACTCGTCTtgaacaaaaggagaagaaagctTTATTGGGAACTGAATTCGTAGCCGGCAAGTGCAAAACGTGTGGCTGGGAGTCAAAGGTGCATTTTGGAAATCCCTCTAATTGGGTTCGCCATCTTAAG CTTCAACATGGTGTAGCTTTCGATGCTTATAAAGAGGCtatggcaaacaaaaaaaaagacagaaagaGACGTCGGTCAGCTGATTCCTCTTACTTGCCGACTAATAAAAAGGCCAGACAGCCACAAGAAACAATTGATGTAGCACTTGATCTAAACACAATCtctaggaaaaaagaaaagatagaaaagGCTAAACATTTAGAACAAGAACATCAACTTCGTGTAGACATGCGTATTTTTCAATATGTTGTTGGTAGTTGTCTACCTTTGAGTACAGTTGAGAACATTCTTTTTCGAAACGTCTGCACTGAAATTAATCCCAAAGTGAATGTGGTGTGTACTAAAACGTTGAAGAAAACTATTTTGCAACAATATTTAAACTATAAAGCTAGTTTGAGGAAGAGGTTCAGCAATGCAGTGGATGTTTGTTTAACGGCTGATGCGTGGGGATCGAAAAGACGAAGTTTCTTGGGCGTAACAGCACATTGGCTTGAAAGTAAAGGAGAAACGGGCGAGATGACAAGGTGTTCTGCTGCTCTTGCTTGTAAAAGATTTCTAG GATCGCATACATACGAAAAAATTGCGGCTTTGCTCAACAACATTATGGACGATTTCAGTCTTCATGGGAAGGTTAACTATGTAGTGACCGACAATGGATCCAATTTTGTTAAGGCCTTCACTGAATTTTCC GTTGAGAATCAATTGACTCATGATGATGTGGATGACGATCCTGAATTTATTGAAGGGTTGGCTGCTTTGGCTGACTTGCATGACGAAGAAGAACTCGAAGAGTTAAGAGAAGCAGCATCTTTTAACACTGAAACTTATCGTATCCTGAAAGATGCTGGTTTTTCTACCATCATTCTTCCAAAACATATAAG gTGTGCCTCTCATACACTCAACCTCATTGCTACTGTCGATACCGATCTTTCCAAGTTCGACCTCAAATCGTTCCCTAAAAAGAATGCACTTCGACAGGCGCTATCTAAGATTCAGGGACTTTGGAATAAGATTGGACGGTCTGTTTCTGCTTCTGAGGAGGCTTTTGAAGTTTTTG gTATTGCTCTTCCAACTCCGTGCCCAACTAGATGGAACAGTCTCTTTGATAGTCTTGTTGCCTTCCTTAAAAACTTCAAAAGTCTGGAGATAGTCAACAAATTGTTCTCCTCTCTGACTCTTCCTTTATTAACCAAAGAAGATATCGAACTATTGACCGAGTATATGGAGGTTATGAAGCCACTCGCAGTGGTTCTCGACATTTTACAAGGGGACAAAGGGGTATTTCTTGGAATCGGTCTTGTTTTGCCTCTTATTACAAGACTGAAGGATCTAATGAATCAACGAGTCTACTTACATCTTGGGCCAATACGTGACCGAGTCTTAGAGAAAGTGGATAAAAG atttggtAAACTCTTTGAGGATCCTTGGTATTTGATGGCAGCACTTACTCATCCGTGCTTTAAGGCACATTGGATAAAAGACAGAAGGAGccaagaagaagccaaaataaaactcagGCAGCTGATCCAGGACTCTACGTGTTCACCAGTTttggaaaaaagcaaaacatcCTTAGCCGAAGAGTTTTTGCtgtttgatgaaattcaaCCTTCAGGCAGACCGGATGACGAGGTAGaccgatttttaaaagatcgcGACACCTCTATAGGAATGCTTGATAATTATCCACAGATTAAatctttgtttgtaaaatataATACTGTCATTCCAACTAGCGCTCCAGTAGAGCGTCTTTTTAGCTTAGCAgcattaattttaacaataagaagaaataagttgtccgattcaatgttggaaatgttaatatttctaaaaattgctttaaacttgtaa